A segment of the Streptomyces sp. L2 genome:
ATCACCGCGGCCACCAGGTACAGGGTGCGGTAGCCGCCCAGGTCGTTCACCAGGGGCGCGGCGAGGGCGGGGGCCGCGACCTGGGGGAGGGCGTTGGCCACGTTGATCACGCCCAGGTCCTTGCCCCGGTCCGCGGCCTTCGGCAGGACGTCCGTCATCAGCGCGAAGTCGACGGAGGTGAACACGCCGAAGCCGAGGCCGAGAACGGCCGCGGCGACGATCGCGCCGGGCCAGGTCTGCCACGCGGACAGGGCCGCCGTCGCCACCGCCATCAGCACCCCGGACCACACCACGAACGGCTTGCGCCGCCCCACCCGGTCCGACCACACCCCGCCCACCACGACGGTCGCCACCAGCGTCAGGCTGTTGACGGCTGTCAGCACCAGCACGCCCCGGCCGGGGTCGTCGTAGCGGACGCGGTCGCGCAGGTAGTAGAGGAGGTACAGCAGGACCAGGGAGTTGCTCAGGTTGATCAGGAAGCGGGTCAGCCACGCCCAGCCCAGGTCCGGGTGGCGGCGCGGACTCAGCCAGAATCCGGCCACGAAGGCCCGCCAGGACCAGGGCGGCCGGTCCTCCGGCGCGAGCCGCAGGTCGTCGTAGCGCAGCACGTACGGCAGCACGCCGAGCACCGTGAAGACCGCGCAGGCCACGTACCCGGCCGTGATCCCGCCGGCCGCCGTCGCCAGGCCCGTGCCGCCGACCACGCCGAGGATCTGCGCCGCCCCCAGCCAGCCGCCCACCGCGCCCCGTTGGAGCCGGGGCACCTGGTCGGGGACGGCCGCCGTGACGGCCGCGAACGCCGCGTTCAGGGTGAGCTGCGCCAGGCACCAGCCGGCCGCCATCGACCACGGCCCGCCCGCGCCCGCGAGCAGCAGCAGCGACAGCGCGCCCCCCGCCGTCCCGGCCACGATCCACGGCGTACGGCGGCCACGGCGGGCCGTGGTCCGGTCCGACAGAGCGCCGAACACCGGGTTGGCGACCAGCGAGACGACCGCTCCGGCACCGGTCACCCAGGCCAGCAGGGACTCCTTCGACATCCCGGCAC
Coding sequences within it:
- a CDS encoding MFS transporter codes for the protein MTTVRAPGAPAEPVLPVGRGWTAALSLANGAIWVGWFGPLQILLASQAKDFAPGAGMSKESLLAWVTGAGAVVSLVANPVFGALSDRTTARRGRRTPWIVAGTAGGALSLLLLAGAGGPWSMAAGWCLAQLTLNAAFAAVTAAVPDQVPRLQRGAVGGWLGAAQILGVVGGTGLATAAGGITAGYVACAVFTVLGVLPYVLRYDDLRLAPEDRPPWSWRAFVAGFWLSPRRHPDLGWAWLTRFLINLSNSLVLLYLLYYLRDRVRYDDPGRGVLVLTAVNSLTLVATVVVGGVWSDRVGRRKPFVVWSGVLMAVATAALSAWQTWPGAIVAAAVLGLGFGVFTSVDFALMTDVLPKAADRGKDLGVINVANALPQVAAPALAAPLVNDLGGYRTLYLVAAVIGLAGAVLVNRIHGVR